Part of the Montipora foliosa isolate CH-2021 chromosome 13, ASM3666993v2, whole genome shotgun sequence genome is shown below.
TTGATAATTAATTACGTGCTTGGTTTTCATCTACGTCTAGTTTGAGAGCTAAGACTGACAGAGATAATTTGTAAGGAAGTCTTCAAGCTGTGCTCCGGGATTTTAAACACGAATCAGTTCTGCAAGCTAGGGATAACAATGATTTTGATCAGTGACGCGGAAACTATCCTTCAGAGAGACGTGTAAGAGAATAAACGGCACGCTCTAATTGATTGGGTTCAGTTTGATATGCATTCCAATTAAAAAGTCGTTTAATTTTGAAGCTTTGCATACTTTAAGGGCTTAGTTAGCAAATTTGATTAGCCTCTGTGTAAAAGAAGgatatagatagatatatcTACATCAGGGACAGGTTGAGTGGAAAGTTCACGAAGCAAATTGAATTACACTACACATGGAGGAACTCAATCTTACGAACATTCTTCTGGCATAAATGTAAAGTGATGCAACTGCTGTTTTCCGTCGACTCCATATAAGGCCTCATGCGACGTGTCGTTTAAAACAGCGTTCAAGAACATTCCAGATTCATTTTCCCTTGACTCGTTATTGGAGTTTCTTCCTACAtttaaacatcatcatcatattcTTCACTCACAATGATTTAGGTCAATAGATTATTAACGGAGAGTATTTTGGGGGAGTAACTCCAAGAGCTGATGAGTAATTCATGGTTAGTCATTCTGAGTCACTCGCCTCGTGACTCACAATGAGTATTTTGGAGGAGTAACTCCAAGGGCGGATGAGTAACTCATGGTTACTCATTCTGAGTCACTCGCCCTGTGACTCGCAATGAGTATAAAAGCAGACGTGAAACTTGTGATGCTCATTTAGAGCAATCCCTTTGGGTGAGTGTATGGCAAATCTCTGCCGGAGgaggaggcagtgcggcccagtagttagggtgcttgccttgagatccggagatcccgggttcaagacccgctctgaccactcgctgaatttgttcctggtagtccctggttcaacttcccagctgcacttgtaaatagccaactggtttgcctccggccagttgggattcttaacagttgttgttgttgtgttctgttgtttcgttgattgtttcagattggccctgaaaagcccccatggggagtggtcaattaagtatgtatgtatgtatgtatgtatgtatgtatgtatgtatgtatgtatgtatgtatgtatgtatgtatgtatgccgCTACTGGCACAAACCCTTTATAAAATTAGTCGAGCTTATAACAGAGACCGTCACGAGAGGCGAGGTTGTTGAAAACGCATAGACCAGGAACCTGTGGGAGACACAACCATGCTGCCTCGGAAGAGAGAAGTGAAGACGATGAGGATCAAAACCAagatgaagaggaagaaaaagactcGAACTCGGACATGGTCATCGAGTCTGAGGATGAAGACGTTAGTGACAGGGAAATGGATGACCAAGATCCCTGGGAAACTCTGCGTGAAGAGGTGGAATAGTCACTGAGTTCAACCTATGACAAAAAAAGAGGGCAAAAGTTTTTAATGCCCTGTTACCAGTTTACAGAAGAAAGTTGAGACTGCTGTACTTGAACTATCTCCACTGGTTTGAACATCTAAAGCATGACCCCGTGCATAAAGACGTTATGAAAACCCGACATCGTTTCATGAAGGAGGATTCAATGGATGTGGAAGAGCCTACAGACGAAGCTGTGCAGAGACGGAAATTTTTATTGAACAGGATGTTCCAACCGCGTCCCATCCCAACgcaagatgaagaagaagaaaatgatgACGACAACTGAACGATtttttatgtttacaaacaaggTTGTTTATGTTACTGTGCATTATGTTGCGACCCTCCTCTGACTTCCTTCGCCACATCCATCCAGACTGTACGGGTGCATTTGTGTTGGGGTACTAGTACAACGGACCCGGCACGCATTTGAAAAAGAGACTCAAGCGTGGCGATCGGGGCATCAATCGGCTGGAGAAGATTGCCAAACAACATGACGTTATTCCCAGGCCAAGAATTTAGAAGACAAATGGAAAGCCGATGCGAAAATGGTGAAGACCATCAGCAGTCTCCCCCGCAAGAAAACCTGGACCGAAGCCATCGTTAAGCGaataatgcaaaacaaatactCAGACTTAAATGGCTGActcatgttgttgttgttgctacaAACATTATAAAAACAAAGTTCTTGACTTCCATGTGTCTGGTCTTTACTTACCAAAATGTTCTTCCACAACGCAACGCAAATGTTCTTGAGGTTGACAACACTCAGCTCTGCAATAAGGGTATTTCCAAGGGGTCCTGGTTCCGTAACAGGTCATGTGGACTGACTGACCACAGCATCTCGTGCCaccattcttttcttttttccgtGGAGCAGGCTGTGTTGTGCGATGGTAGCGAGGATGACTAGAGAGGGCGGATGACACACTGGCTCTTGACCAAATCTCTTAATTTGACGAGTTCTCTCTTTAGCCGTCTGGTCAGGACCATGACAAACTAAGAAATGAGCTACAAACCACTCTTTCTGGACGCATCAGACCACTCAAAGTCAGTGATTTTATACCCCCTGCAAAGGCTGACCTTTCAAAAGAACGGAGCGAGTGGCTCTCTTCATTTGAGTTACGATGGACCAGCAGCAGCCAGGACCAAGCTTACTTAGCTCCCTTTCGTGTGACGTCTGCCAGCAAGTGACAATCAACGCAACCTCGTCCGACACCAGACCACGGTTCACGCCGTTCGTTCATGGAGTTGTCCTCAGTGTGGACGAAGGTTCAGTCGTCGAGATGCTCTGATCCGTCACACGAAGAGCTGTCGAAAGCGCCGACAAGACCAATCTGACGACAATACACCACCCGCCAAGCAGCGTCGGGAAAGTCACGAGTGTCCGGAAAGTGGCTGCACGTTCGACCAAGTCATCGGTCTAGAACGACACCGGGTGCAGATCCACCAGCCTACGCAGTGTGCTACGTGCGGTGAACAGTTTTTTTGGAACCCGTGTGCTGATGGCCCACCAACGGAGTGATCATCCCAAATCGTTTGAGTGTGATCAGTGTGGGCGAACCTTTGCTCGTTTGAACGATCTCACGCTTCACCAAACCGCAAAACATCGTGCGAGTCCGAGACAGAGCAGTGGTGCAGCAACCCCTGTAAACGATCCACCTAACTGGAGAGCCATGGCGGATTCCATACAGTATACATCCCTCCCAGAGGCAGAATGCAGTCCCCTTCCAATCTACCAACAAAAATGGGCACAAATCCGCACGCAGTTTTGTCGCAAGAACCGCCTTCACGATTAGTACAACTTTCGTTTGCGTGATCTGCAACCAGCGACGATAAGAATCCATTTGAATGACATCTTTCGGCATCAGCGAACTGTTTTTAAGTTGAAATTGTCTTCTGTTTTTCTATTAAAGAACCAAGAGACGTGCAAATTGAGCTATTACCATGTCTCTGCTAACAATCATATGGCCTTTCTCGAACCCTTTGTCACAGCACGGGAAGCGGATCTGCAGCAAGTACGCGAGGCACTGAACAACCTGGATGTCTTAGAGTGGGCGCGACAGCAATGTGACAATAGCAAGTGGGTGATGGAACAGATCACCAACATCACCTTTTACGTCAACAAGCTGCACGGACATCCCATCGGTCGCGGTCGAGAACTCCCTCCTATTTGAAATATAACCGAGGACTCCAAGGTTTGGTTCGGAGTGATATTGATGGGACGTTATACAAGGACAACTTGTGTTTCTTCCGGGCACTGGCCCTCCGCAACGGGTGTACCCTCCGCAATTCGGAAAAGGCCGCCAAAGACGCTTTTGAAACGTATCGTGCCGCCCATTTGGGCGATCAAAATATCCAAACGTTTAAAGAAGTACAACTGGAAGACCTGTCCGATCTGGAATGCTTGTTctaaaagaacatttttgtaTATGCATTGGGACCCGTACAAACGGATCAGGATAAAGAGGCGGTGGATGAGGAGGACGAGCACACAGCAAAGCTGATTTCTTTCTCCCTTGGTCGGTACGAGGATACGGTCTATTTGAACTTGTAGGAGAATAATTTTTCGAACATTTGTGACATGAGCAAGTACTCCCACTCGTACCAATGCGCTCGCTGTGGTAAATTTTGGAAGACGGGCTTCCGGTTAAATCAACACGAAAAGACGTGTGAGGGGAGCGTCGTCCACAAGTTTCCTGGAGGTGTCTACCGACCTGTTGCCTCTGTCTTTAAACAGTTGGAAGAACAAGGGATCGAGGTGCCCGGACGTCTGAAATACTATCCTTATTGGGCGACGTACGACATCGAGGTCATGCTCGTATCTCAACAAGACTTGAACAATGCGGACAAATTAGAGTGGACACAGAAACACGTACCCGCCAGTGTCAGTATTTGTTCCAACGTCCCCGAGTTTATGGAGCCCGTGTGTTTTATCAGTAACGGCAATCCCCACGAGTTGGTAGCTGACATGGTGGAGCACCTTGAGAATATCAGTGCAGCGGCTGAGGCTAATCTTATGGAAGATCCCGAGATGGAGGCGGTTTTCGAATCCATCAAGCAGAAGCTGGAGGAACAAGAGGAGGAAGAGAAAGAGGAGATGGTGGAGGgggaggacgacgacgacgatgaggAGTAGGAGACTCCCCCCAAGAAAAAACCCGTGCCTCCCCTGTTCAAACTGAAAACCAAACTTGAGGGATATTTGGCCCAGCTTCCTGTCGTCGGGTTTAACTTTGGCAAATATGAAATCAATGCCTTGAAAGGATTCCTGATGCCCATTCTTAAGTTCATCATCAAGAAAACCAATACCTTCATGTGTCTCTCCTCGGAGCGTCTGCGTTTCTTGGACATCCTCAGTTTCTTAGCGCCTGGATTCAGTTACGCTAAATTCTTGAAAGCCTACGGGTGCACGCCGACCAAAGGTTTCTTCCCGTACTAGTGGTTTGATTCTTTAGACAAGTCGGAATAGACGTTTTTACCACCTCCTGAAGCGTTCCATTCCACTTTGCGCAACGAAGACATCTCCGGGGAAGACTATGCGTACTACCAACGGGTGTGGCAAGAACACAACATGCAAACCATGCGAGACTCGAATCTGGACAACCTGGACGTGGAACCGTTTTGCGAAGCTATCCAGAAGAAAAGAACATTGACATGCTGAAACAAGGCATCTCCCTTCCTAGAGTCACGCTCATCTACCTGTTGCGATGCTACCACCTGACACCTTTTTCACTCTGTTCCGTGAAAAGGACAAAGACCTGTATTATACCTTACGGGATAATATGGTGGGCGGCCAAAGCATCAAAGAATACAAACACACCTCCGAAGAAGCCCTAGAATGGATGGAGTGGTTGAACTTTTCGCGAGGGCTCCAGCTATAACACTGAAACAATGGGGGTGAGAAACGGGTGGGACGTCGTGGATTGCCCGTAGACGGTTTCGATCGTAAGCGTGGCAAGGCGTATCAGTACCACGGGTGTTATTGGCACGGTTGTCGTAAGTGTTTTCGAGAGGATACGATCCATCCTACGAAGAACAAGACCATGGCAGAATCGCGCCAGACGATCTCGAACTACGTCCAAAAAGTGTTGGGAGAGGGACATCTGGTGGGGATGTGGGGATGTCAGTGGGCGGCCATGAAACGAAACCACCCCGAGATCCGTGAGTTTCTTCGGTCGCAGTTTGGTAGACCTGTGGATCGTAAGCTCACCCTGACAGAAGCCGAGATTTTGGAAGCGGTCAAGAACGACACGTTAATCGGGATCGTGAAGTGTGACAATCACGCGCCAGACCCTCTTAAGGCACTTTTGATCGAGATGCCGCCCATTTTTAAGAACACGGGAGATTTCCCGTGAGGATATTGGCCCCTTCATGAAAGCGTTTGCCAAGGACAACCACATAATGCCCAAACCGCAAGGTAGTCTGATCGGGAGTTTCTTTGCTACCAAAATCATGCTACTCACCCCTCTGCCGAAATGGTACTTGGTATCCAAGATCCATCAATTTCTGGAGTACACACCAAAACGTGACTTCGAACCGTTTGGAAACGCTGTCTCCGATGCCCTCCGGGCAAGGGATCGTGATCCCGACCAAGTCATCATCGCCGACACCAAGAAATTGGTCGGGAATTCCAGCTACAGAAAGACCATCACCAACCAAGAACGGCACCGTAACGTCGAGTATAGCTCTGAGATTAAAGCCTCTCAACTGGTGAACGAACCTTACTTTTGCGGACTCGTGTCCATTGATGCTGACACGTATGAAGTGAAGTCGTGTAAAAAGACCATCAAAATCAATTTCCCTTTGACCATTGGCTTTTTCGTTTATCAAACACTAAGAGGCGCATATTGGAATTCTACTACGACTGCGTCGACAAGTATCTCGATCGCAGTGATTTTCAACTCTGAGATGGAACCGGACACGGACAGTGCCTACATGGCTCTTTCAGGTGAGAGCTTGGAGAGCCTGAACACTGGGACTCTTCAAGGAAGAATGGCAAGGGAAAGGCATCATCGGACTTTGCAGTAAGACATACTACTTCTTTGGGGCTAAGGACAAGTTTAGTTGTAAGGGGGTGAGCAAAGGCTTATATACGATCGATAAATAAGGACAAATATCTCAACCTCTTCCTCACTCAGCGCACGAGCAGTGGTGTCATTCGTGGCTTTTGTACCGTCAGCAATATCATTTACACTTACTATCAAGTGCGCAACGGCTTTTCTTACTTTTACTCAAAACGTAAAGTCCTAGACGATGGTGTGAGCACACAACCTTTATATTTGAAAGTTGCAGGGTGCGCGTGCGGGGCACCAACTTTTGTGTACAGTTCTAAAAAACTGAGTGGTAACACTTCGGATTTGACCGGTCACACCTTGTATAGATCTTGTAAATAGTCATTAAAATctgttttctttggatttcgttgtttgttttgtgtttttgacCGAGGGGGTCTGGGACCTTAAAAAAACGCCTAAAGAAACGCGCGCTTCAACGCCTAACCGGTTCGCTAAACGGGTCGCACCGAACGATCCCGACCACGCCCCTGAAACAATTTCCACGGTCTGTCAATCAAAtctgctctcgaccaatcaggaGCCAGCtgaataattatttaaagcaTTAGAGCCTTGATAATCCTAACAACCTACCCCTGTACTacgaaccaatcagaagcctccATTTCAACGCGTCCTTAGAAACGCTCCACAGCTCCACAAATTTCTTTACTCATTTTTCAGGGGTCGAATCATCCCTCATATACTATTTGTAAGTTCTTGAATATAATGCAAGATCCTTAACAGCATCCATTAATTTTACATGTAGGATCCCGTTTACGATCCTAATGTTCAACAAGATCCTGGATAGGATTTTGTCTAGGATCCTAGTTATGGGTAGAATCATAACTAGGATTCTTTTTTACTGTGCATGTATCTCAAAGGCAGGTTTACACTTACGGCCCAAGCATAAGCATATATTAAGCAGCATACGCAGGTGCATAAACTTGTTGTTAATCAGTGTCTTTTGCTTAAACTTAcaaataattatcaaaatgctaCAGTAACTGTGTCTGCGTgcctacattgtacatgtatgcgtgttgcttgtgcttattcTTGCATTGTACGCGTACATGTAAATCAGCACTTACAGTGTTTAACGATTCACAATTAGTAACATTGAGACGCCAATGATCGTTAGTTAATGAGCTTTGTGGTTCCTGTTTAAGAAATTAGGCTTCTCATAGAGACATGGAGAAAAAGCCAGCAAAGACAAGACATCGAGATTATGCATGCTTTGTCTAAAATGACAATTATGTTACTGCTCGCTCGCTTAACTCATTCTGTACGAAATAAATAGCTCTTCAAAAAGGCTgggattaaaaaaaactgattaaGACGGGCACTGCATTTCTCCTCGATAAATTTAAAATCCAAAGGTGCTTTAGTGGAAGCAAAAATAGACTTTTTTGCTACATGTacgaggagaaaaaaaaaattgttaatctcTTTGAAAATCAACACGCCTTAAGTGTTTCTCTAACAAAATAATGGAATTAGTTCTGATGCTTTTATTTAAATGGACGTTTAGGCTTGTTAATCGATTTATTTGTAACGATACCACGTTGATGTTAATTCCAGTAGTCATGATCAAAAAATATACTACTTATAACAGAATTTCAGTCAATTACTTACATTGCACAACAACTTCTACGTCGTCTGAAAGAGAACCAGAACCAGTTGGAATCACATTTATTCTATACGTCCCTTGGTCTGACCTCTGCACTGTAAGAATTGTCAGCTCTGCTCGGGAGTTTGTTGCTTGTGCCCTGAATCTTTCTTGATACTTTGACTGAACAGTTATGGTACCAGGACTAAATGTCCTTCCAATCAACTCAGAACCACTGCTACTTACATTGAAAAACTGTGCCAAGAGAACTGTACCATCCAGAGTATAATTCCACTCAAGTGTAAAGTTCTGCTCTTCCGCTGCAGGGGATGGTGTTGAAGGCTTTGCATTAAATTCTGTTGTTGCACTTTCTAAATGGTAGATTTTAAAGAAATCTTAAACAGACCCAACTTAATGCGGAATATATCACGTAACCAACTGATGtcagtaaagaaaagaaagactgTTCAtcctaaaaatatattatttggCTGAAACGAGTCCGTTGCAAAATGAAAAAGCTAAAGAGAAAGGAGTTTCTCAAACCGACCAGCTTGAATGTCTTGCGACATCCAAATTTCTGGACATGCAGAAGTTGGAGCAATTTTACTAAGAGAATCATTTCGTGATCAGGATCGCCTTGCCAAGTACAGAATAACAAGTAGCCCAACCATAGCAAGACAAgcacaaaaaatgcaaaaacttcATTTGCGTGATCAACTAGTGCGATTTTAGAGATTCTATTCATGTTCACAGTCTCGTTACATGAGGGCATACAGTCCCTCAATGGGTATCCTTTCCTTAGTGATTGTCCAAAGGAGCTTTATCAATTTGACTGCTGTTTGACATAAAGTctgcaaaaataaaataagcgaTGCATTGAACCGTGGAACATTTCTCTCCAATTCGGAACAAGCTTAATTAATGCCCTACTGAAGTGTAACGGTGGCTGAGTGACTAGTGATCGTCGAATTCATTAACGAATTTCATTTCCGTATACAGCTTGCGGGATCATTCATGTCTACCAAATGATCATAGCTTGTCGGGTTATCTCGGCTTGTGCTTTCAACCTATTATACTCCGCCTACATTACGAGTTCCCTCTCCAAGTTGTCGGTTCTTTTACTGCGAACAAAAAAGATCTTGCCACCAGTCAACAGCTTTGCTGCAGCTCACGCGGAAACTACATAATTTAGGCCTTAACACATATCTTCAACAAGTATTTTTAAGTGCGTGCTGCCAAAAATCTCACTGATAACAAAGATTCGTCGATTATGTTGTTAAAAGTCGAATTATGATGCTAAGCGGGTTTGACCGGGTTCATCGCTATCCCGGCCTTGTTATAATGAAAGTAGAAATATGAATGCTTCATTCTGCTTACTTATTCTCACATATTTGTGAGTTCGTCGCGATGTTATCATAATAAAGAGCTGTCCCCGTGTAGTATAAATACCAGTAGGCCATTCCTACCTGAAAGCGGCAAACTGTAAATGAAATATACCAACAGAACTGCAGGAAACATTGTAGGGTAGAGGTGATCGATCAATGTAAGCAGTGGAAATGGATATATAATCGTGACAGCGACTGTGTCTTTTGTATTTATAATTTAAGTCAGGTAGGGTATATATGACGTACTCATAGCAAACTGCTCATAAAAACGCAACAAGATCTAGGACCTTTTGACTCAAATGGCATTTAAAAcatagtttgaaaaaaatattaatcatGATTAATCGCAATGAATCTAATTCCAGCCGTTGTTTTCCTTAATAATTCCAAAGTAACAAACGACTCTTTCCCAATCATAACTGTGCATGCAGTTTTAAAATCCGCATAGAACTATCAAGATGGAAAGCGTTGCGACGTGAACAATAAAGCTGACAATCGTTCAGACGTTGATATCTTCCACCATAAAATTTTGGCAGCAATTCCGTTATGTCAGTCTTGAGTGTAGCCGTACGCAGTGTCGTCTTCCTCCCTTCTGGCTGTGTTTTTCGGCCGTTATCGTGGCTCCGTGAATCTGAATTCCCCACATGTTTGATAAAATTCACAGcctaatatattttttatcctCTTGCCAATATTTAAAAGGCACACAAAGCGTTAATTACAGCAATTAGCACGGATGTGGTGTGAACCTCTACAGGTGTTCCCGTGTCTCTACACTGGCTTTCCACAGCGCATTAGAAGCTCATGCCTCTTGTTTTTGAGCGCCTGGGTTTTTACTAAGAAAACTACGTCACATTTGCTGGATGCAGAAACGCCATCGGTGTTCCTCGAGACGGAAATCTTTCAATCTAGAGCTTATAGACTACCTTCAACCTAGTATTTGCGAATGCAAAATAGTTGCAAGGCATTCGGAATTGGATGAAATGAAAGCTGCATGCACTAAAGTACAGTACTCGGAATCTAGATTAGATTGAATTTCAGCCGCCTACTCCGCTCACTCACTCGAGTGAGCGAGCGGAGAAAGCGGCTGAAATTCAGTCTAAATCTAGATTAGAAATTACAAATAAGTATGAGCGAATGGTTTTCGTTGCCAGCTACTTTGACAACTGAAACTGGCCAGTAAATTAAAAgcgtcgactgtcaagagcttttctTAACGTACTATAGCCGTGTAGCCGcttcgagccacagaaagcgcccGAAAAATGAAGCTCCGTTTACTTTCAGGTGTCTGACCTgtcttgagcctgcgatccaatcaaaaaccattacctggtcagcggtcaactttaaaaaaaaaaacagctgacctcgatgacaacctgagcccgcgatatggttacgtgatactggtgagcggatatcttgttttgacaggtgtcaattgaccataaccaCAACCAtactaaacttgagcccgtggaCGGTCGTACGGTCGTACTGACGTAAGCtcgtacggtcgtacggtgaccaaaaccaaattttctcgcatagataggttaccatattttcttacccatggtgttccgcgcgcgcgcggagctgttattaatttttgaaagcaaaattaTCATTCTGATGTTCAAATGTATAGGTTTGAAAAGGGAAAAACGCCGTCTCCAATTGAGTAGCTGTGACATACATTATAATGAAGGAGCCGCATAAATTTGAGCTTTTGTTGAGGCTTTAAGTAAGCAAATTAAACGAAGACTACAAAAGTTACATTGCACGACACCTGGAAAAAGTCAAACTTTCGAAATCCTTCCAGCACAGACATAATGTAACATACCTTTTGTTTCAATTTATTTGATATCAACATCATCCCCACTTATGGTGCATACACTCAAATACAGTAATTGTACAAGGACTTACAGATTTTCTCAGGAAAACCTATCACTAAAGCCTCGCCCTAAAGTTTAACATAAGTACTGTAACAAGTTGGAGTTATAGAATGATTATAAGAGCAAGCAAACAAAGTGGAGAAGTGATGCTCTCAACTATCTCGACAATTTGAGAAATTGTCTCTAGTAGACacggaaaaacaaaaagagaatgATATAACAGCGGTAGACCCAACTGATAT
Proteins encoded:
- the LOC137983233 gene encoding uncharacterized protein translates to MFPAVLLVYFIYSLPLSESATTEFNAKPSTPSPAAEEQNFTLEWNYTLDGTVLLAQFFNVSSSGSELIGRTFSPGTITVQSKYQERFRAQATNSRAELTILTVQRSDQGTYRINVIPTGSGSLSDDVEVVVQF